The Streptomyces sp. RKND-216 genomic sequence GACGACCGGTTGTCTCAGCGGCCGAAGGTTCCGTCGGCCTGCTCGTAGTGCGCCAGCGCCAGGCCGAGCCCGAAGAACGTCGGCGCCCACTCGCCCACGAAGATGCCCCACCGGTCCGCCCGGTCCCGGCCGGCGGCCTCCTTCTTCTCCGACACCGCCCACGACACAACGGACAGCGCGATCGAGACAAGACCAGCGGTATAGGCGTGCTCGCTGCGCACACCGGCGTCATGCAGCTTCTTGATCATTACAGGCTCCTGAGACGGGGAGAAGGGTGTCGACTTTGCCCGGTTCCCCGGCCCGCGGCATGTGAAGCACGGAAGACCTGAGCACCACTCCGTCGGCGCCGCATACCTCCGCCGGGGACGGCACCCCGGGCGCCCTCGACGCACCGGGCACCGAGCCGGGCCCCACATCCCCGGCTTGGCGGACCTCGCCCCCCTCTACCCGGACGAGGTGATCTCGCTGACCGAGGCCGTCATGGCCGACGAGTCCCGCGCCGTGGCCCGTCGCCTCAAAGAAGCCGGAGTCCGCGTCACGACCCACTTCTACCGAGGCACCCACAGCCCCGCGTACTGGGAACGCGACTGGACAGGTCATACCAGTACTCCTTGCCCCGTGAACCCCGCGATCTCGTGCTCGCACGCCTCCCCGCGCGTGCCGTGAATCGCGGGCTGTTGGCTCAGCTCAACCGTCACGCCGATCGATCCAGCGGCCGGTGGCCGGGCTGAAGGCGCGGGCGCCCGGGGCAGTGGCGGCGGGACCGCCCCGGGCGCTGGAGGTGGGCGAGTAGGACGCCGCTCCGCGAAACGATTGCGCCGCACGGAAGTGCGGGTGGAGGCTCTGCGGGTGGTGATCTGCGGACTGGCGGAGCCGGCCCGGCCGTGCAGCGTCCGCCGCATCCACTGCTTCGGCTTTGCCGGCTCGCCGCCCGGTGCCTGCGCCATCTAGGGGTGGGTGTTTGTGTGGGGATGAGGCGGTAGCCCCGCCTGTGGGGTTTTGTGGGGTGTTTGTGGTGGTGGGGTGGGGTCAGGGGGGTGTGAGGGTGTTGAGCGGGTGGCGAGGTCGGGGGTGGTGGGCGGTCAGGTAGGGGCGGGTGGCGGTCAGGGGGGTGATGAGGTCGGCGGGATCGTCGTGGGCGAGGGCTGCGTGGAGCTCGTCGAGGGGGCCGCGGGCGGCTGCGGGCAGGTCGGTGAGGCGGTGATCTGGCCGGCGAGGCGGCGCAGGTCGGCGGCGTTGGCCGGGCCCAGGTGGCGGTGGTGCGCCTCGCGGCCCGGGCCTGGCGGGTGGCCGTCACACGCTGCTCGCCGGTGGTCCCGGCGGGTCC encodes the following:
- a CDS encoding alpha/beta hydrolase, whose amino-acid sequence is MADLAPLYPDEVISLTEAVMADESRAVARRLKEAGVRVTTHFYRGTHSPAYWERDWTGHTSTPCPVNPAISCSHASPRVP